Below is a genomic region from Desulfatiglans sp..
AATAGCAGCATGCAACCATTAACAATACCGGGTAAGCATGGTAAAAAAGAAAATATCACACATTGAGATTGATAGGTATATCTCTAATTTCCCAAAGGATGTTCAGGGTATCCTGAAAAAGATCCGGGACATTATTTCAAAGGCTGCTCCTGATGCAGATGAGGCCATAAAGTACGGTATACCGACCTTTGTGCTTAATGAAAATCTTATTCACTTTGCGGGATATAAAAGACATATAGGTTTTTATCCTACACCTTCTGCAATAGAAAAATTCAGGGATGAATTATCTGAATACGAGAAAAGCAAAGGGTCAATAAAATTCCCTCTTGATAAACCGGTACCCTATGACCTGATTAAAAAGATTGTAAAATACAGGGTAGGTGAGGTTAAAGGTAGTTTATAGAGAAATATTAGCGTTAAAAATGGACATTAAAAAAGTAAAAATAATTATAAAAACCTGCCTCAAAAATGCCGCCTTTAAGGTTGCCTTAATCTATGCCTGTCTTGCAGTGCTGTGGATACTTTTTTCTGATCAGATATTGTTATTGTTTATTAAAGATGCTGAAGCCCTCACCATGTTGCAGATGTTCAAGGGATGGTTTTTTGTGCTTGCTACTTCAGTAATAATTTATTTTCTGCTTAGGTCTGAAATATCTAAAATCACCCAGGCACAGGAGACCCTGATAAAAGAAAAGACCTTTATTGAAAAGGTCATCAACAGTATGCCGGGGATTTTTTATGCCTTTAATGAGAGCCATCAGTTATTAAAATGGAATAGGAACCTCCAAAATCTTTCAGGAAAGAGCCCTGATGAAATGGAAAAGGGAAAGGTTTTTTTTCTGGACTGTATCCCTGATAATGAAAAGGCAAAATTCATCAGGACACTTGATGATATCCGTACTAACAGGGATAATATTTCACTTGAAAGCCAATTTATAAAAGCAGATGGTTCAAAGATCCCTATGCTGTATACTGCTGGATATATAGAATATGATAGTGAGAGATATTTCCTGGGTTTTGGGATAGATATAAGTATGATGAAGAAACTTGAAGAAGAGCTTTACCAGGCCCATAAAATGGAGGCCATTGGCACACTGGCAGGTGGCATTGCGCATGATTTTAATAATATCCTGGGTGCTATTTTTGGTTTTACGGAGATGGCAAAACTGGAAACAGATGACAAAGAGAAGTTAAACGAAGACCTTGACCAGATTCTCCGAGGGGCACAGCGGGCAAAGGAGCTTGTACAGCAGATTCTTACATTCAGCCGTAAAAACGATCAGGAGCTTAAACCTCTTAAGATACAAGCTATTATAAAAGAGGCCCTTAAACTGCTCCGGTCATCCATCCCCACAACAATAGAAATCAGGAATGATATTAATCCGGACTGCGGTTCTGTTCTAGCCGACCCGACCCAGATTCATCAGGTGATAATGAATCTCTGTACAAATGCATATCATGCCATGAAAAAGAGAGGAGGTGTGCTTAGTGTGTCTCTTCAACCTCTGATCATAACTGGCGAATCTGATGATATAAATATAAATCTAACACCAGGTTCATATTTAAAGATTGAGGTCAGCGACACAGGTATCGGGATAGAAAAGGAGGCCCTTAAGAGGATATTCGACCCCTATTATACAACAAAGAACCAGGGTGAGGGAACCGGTTTGGGTCTGTCGGTTGTACATGGCATTGTCACCAGTCTGAATGGGGATATACAGGTATACAGCGAACCTGATATCGGGAGCAAATTCAGAGTCTATCTGCCTGTGGTATCATCCGGATTCAAGGGAAATACCCATGATACAGCAGCAACTCTTCCAACCGGCACAGAGTATATCATGGTTGTTGATGATGACATTCTTATTGCTGACATCACCGCCAGAAAGCTTGAGAAACTTGGTTACAGTGTAACAAAACTCACAGGCAGTATTGATGCATTACACCAGTTTGAACATGACCCGGATCTTTTTGACCTGATAATAACAGATATGACCATGCCGAATATGACCGGTGAAGAGCTGGCAACTAATATCCTGAGACTCAGGCCTGCGAAAAAAATTATCCTGTGTACAGGTTACAGTGATCTTATTAATAATGAAAAGGCAAGACAGTTGGGCATAAGGGCTTATATAATGAAACCGGTGGTTATGGATACCCTTGCTGTGACAGTCAGGAATGTACTGGACGAATGACAATGCCTTGATCCTGATTTTAAGACCAGCTATTTAAGTGTTTGAGCTCAAAGTAATTTTTACAAAATAACCATAAAAGATTTTTTGTATTGGATGTTATATTAGCAGGCTATATCATGGCAGTAATTTAACAGTTAATTTTCAGGAGGAACCGATGAAAAAGTATTTATCAGTGATACTATCAATTGTGTTTGTCATGCTTCTGTCAGGGTGCGGATACAATCTTATGCAGTCAAATGAAGAGGCCGTGTTCAAGGCATGGGGTGATGTGGAATCAAATCTCCAGCGCAGGGCAGACCTTATCCCCAATCTTGTAGAGGTGGTAAAGGGATATGCCTCACATGAGAAGGAGACGCTTCAGGCGGTAATTGAGGCCAGGGCAAAGGCAACCGCTGTAAATCTCACACCTGGAGACCTCAATAATGCCGAGGCTATGGCACAGTTTAACCAGGCCCAGGGAGGGCTTTCATCCGCATTATCAAGGCTCATGGTTGTAGTGGAACAGTATCCTGATCTCAAGGCAAACCAGAATTTCATGGACCTTCAGAACCAGCTTGAAGGGACTGAGAACAGGATCAATGTCGCAAGGCAGCGGTATAACGAGGCGGTTGAGATATTTAATTTTTCAATTCGTAAGTTTCCCAACAGCCTGACAAACAGTATTCTGCTGCATCTTGATCGCAAGGAATATATCAAGGCAGATGAAGGAGCAAAGGCAGCG
It encodes:
- a CDS encoding response regulator — protein: MDIKKVKIIIKTCLKNAAFKVALIYACLAVLWILFSDQILLLFIKDAEALTMLQMFKGWFFVLATSVIIYFLLRSEISKITQAQETLIKEKTFIEKVINSMPGIFYAFNESHQLLKWNRNLQNLSGKSPDEMEKGKVFFLDCIPDNEKAKFIRTLDDIRTNRDNISLESQFIKADGSKIPMLYTAGYIEYDSERYFLGFGIDISMMKKLEEELYQAHKMEAIGTLAGGIAHDFNNILGAIFGFTEMAKLETDDKEKLNEDLDQILRGAQRAKELVQQILTFSRKNDQELKPLKIQAIIKEALKLLRSSIPTTIEIRNDINPDCGSVLADPTQIHQVIMNLCTNAYHAMKKRGGVLSVSLQPLIITGESDDININLTPGSYLKIEVSDTGIGIEKEALKRIFDPYYTTKNQGEGTGLGLSVVHGIVTSLNGDIQVYSEPDIGSKFRVYLPVVSSGFKGNTHDTAATLPTGTEYIMVVDDDILIADITARKLEKLGYSVTKLTGSIDALHQFEHDPDLFDLIITDMTMPNMTGEELATNILRLRPAKKIILCTGYSDLINNEKARQLGIRAYIMKPVVMDTLAVTVRNVLDE
- a CDS encoding LemA family protein, yielding MKKYLSVILSIVFVMLLSGCGYNLMQSNEEAVFKAWGDVESNLQRRADLIPNLVEVVKGYASHEKETLQAVIEARAKATAVNLTPGDLNNAEAMAQFNQAQGGLSSALSRLMVVVEQYPDLKANQNFMDLQNQLEGTENRINVARQRYNEAVEIFNFSIRKFPNSLTNSILLHLDRKEYIKADEGAKAAPKVKF